The following are from one region of the Streptomyces rubrogriseus genome:
- a CDS encoding tryptophan 2,3-dioxygenase family protein: protein MSHDAPNLDFEGSTPYEDYVKADVLTHLQHTLSDDPGEMVFLVTTQVMELWFTVIVHEWETAARALREDRIPVATDALKRSVRELEALNASWTPLAGLTPAQFNSYRSALGEGSGFQSAMYRRLEFLLGEKSASMLVPHRGAPRVHAELEKALHEPSLYDEVVRLLARRGYDIPDAVLRRDLTRKYEAAPEVEAAWTAVYSGDQNGELARLGEALTDVAELVWRWRNDHLVATRRAMGSKTGTGGSAGVAWLEKRARGNVFPELWTARSYV, encoded by the coding sequence ATGTCCCACGACGCCCCGAATCTCGACTTCGAGGGCAGCACGCCGTACGAGGACTACGTCAAGGCGGACGTGCTCACCCACCTCCAGCACACCCTCTCGGACGATCCCGGAGAGATGGTCTTCCTGGTCACGACCCAGGTCATGGAGCTGTGGTTCACCGTCATCGTCCACGAATGGGAGACCGCCGCCCGCGCCCTGCGCGAGGACCGGATCCCGGTGGCGACCGACGCGCTCAAGCGTTCGGTGCGGGAGCTGGAGGCGCTGAACGCCTCCTGGACGCCGCTCGCGGGCCTCACGCCCGCCCAGTTCAACTCCTACCGGTCCGCCCTCGGCGAGGGCTCCGGGTTCCAGTCGGCGATGTACCGCCGCCTGGAGTTCCTGCTCGGCGAGAAGTCCGCGTCCATGCTCGTCCCGCACCGCGGCGCCCCGCGCGTCCACGCGGAACTGGAGAAGGCGCTGCACGAGCCGAGCCTGTACGACGAGGTGGTCCGGCTGCTCGCCCGGCGCGGGTACGACATCCCGGACGCCGTGCTCCGGCGCGACCTCACCCGGAAGTACGAGGCCGCCCCCGAGGTGGAGGCCGCCTGGACGGCCGTCTACTCCGGCGACCAGAACGGCGAGCTGGCCCGCCTCGGCGAGGCCCTCACCGACGTCGCCGAGCTGGTGTGGCGCTGGCGCAACGACCACCTGGTCGCCACCCGCCGCGCGATGGGCTCCAAGACCGGCACGGGCGGCTCCGCCGGGGTGGCCTGGCTGGAGAAGCGGGCCCGGGGCAACGTGTTCCCCGAGCTGTGGACGGCGCGGTCGTATGTCTGA
- the kynU gene encoding kynureninase: MSEPTSLAGEAEQLDAADGLAAVRGRFVLDDVTYLDGNSLGALPAHVPARVADVVGRQWGELRIRSWEESGWWTAPERIGDRIAPLVGAAAGQVVVGDSTSVNVFKALVAAVRMAQEDGAGGGDGGAGPVRDEILVDATTFPTDGYIAESAARMTGCALRPVAPAEVPGALGDRTAAVLLNHVDYRSGRLHDLPGLTAAVHAAGAYAVWDLCHSAGALPVGLDEHGVDLAVGCTYKYLNGGPGSPAYLYVRRDLQPRFDSPLPGWNSHAEPFGMRPAYAPASGAVRGRVGTPDVLSLLALDAALDVWDEDAVSVAAVRAKSLALTDFFLRCVGAYVPDGRVESVTPAAHAERGSQVALRCEDAGEVMKRLIERGVVGDYRAPDVLRFGFTPLYVGFADVERAARVLSRTLAG; the protein is encoded by the coding sequence ATGTCTGAGCCGACGAGCCTCGCGGGCGAGGCGGAGCAGCTGGACGCCGCCGACGGGCTGGCGGCGGTGCGCGGGCGGTTCGTCCTCGACGACGTGACCTACCTCGACGGCAACTCGCTGGGCGCCCTCCCCGCGCACGTCCCCGCGCGCGTGGCGGACGTCGTGGGGCGGCAGTGGGGCGAGCTGCGCATCCGGTCCTGGGAGGAGAGCGGCTGGTGGACCGCGCCCGAGCGGATCGGCGACCGGATCGCCCCGCTGGTCGGCGCGGCCGCAGGCCAGGTCGTGGTCGGCGACTCGACCAGCGTCAACGTCTTCAAGGCGCTGGTCGCCGCGGTGCGCATGGCGCAGGAGGACGGCGCCGGTGGAGGCGACGGCGGGGCCGGTCCGGTCCGGGACGAGATCCTGGTCGACGCCACCACCTTCCCCACGGACGGGTACATCGCCGAGTCGGCGGCCCGGATGACGGGCTGTGCCCTGCGGCCCGTGGCCCCGGCCGAGGTCCCCGGCGCCCTGGGCGACCGCACCGCCGCGGTACTGCTCAACCACGTCGACTACCGCTCGGGCCGGCTGCACGACCTGCCCGGACTCACGGCCGCCGTGCACGCGGCGGGCGCGTACGCGGTCTGGGACCTGTGCCACAGCGCGGGCGCGCTGCCGGTCGGGCTCGACGAGCACGGCGTGGACCTCGCGGTCGGCTGCACCTACAAGTACCTCAACGGCGGCCCCGGCTCGCCCGCGTACCTGTACGTGCGCCGTGACCTCCAGCCCCGCTTCGACTCCCCGCTGCCGGGCTGGAACTCGCACGCCGAGCCGTTCGGCATGCGGCCCGCCTACGCCCCGGCCTCCGGAGCGGTGCGCGGGAGGGTCGGCACGCCGGACGTCCTCTCCCTGCTCGCCCTGGACGCGGCGCTGGACGTGTGGGACGAGGACGCGGTCTCGGTGGCGGCGGTGCGGGCCAAGTCGCTGGCGCTGACGGACTTCTTCCTGCGCTGCGTCGGGGCGTACGTCCCGGACGGCCGCGTGGAGTCCGTGACCCCGGCGGCGCACGCTGAGCGGGGCAGCCAGGTCGCGCTGCGCTGCGAGGACGCGGGCGAGGTGATGAAGCGGCTGATCGAGCGCGGGGTGGTCGGCGACTACCGCGCGCCCGACGTGCTGCGCTTCGGCTTCACCCCGCTGTACGTCGGCTTCGCGGACGTGGAGCGGGCGGCGCGGGTGCTGTCCCGGACGCTGGCCGGCTGA
- a CDS encoding alpha/beta hydrolase translates to MPDAAAEPGAAAARDAAEEKSALSHPAVEPDSTAGYGDHPDQVIDFYVPRGGTGPGEAAPVVVVLHGGSWRAPYDRRHISPFAGFLARRGFAVASVEYRRGAQGAAAQGTGGDPVAGRWPDTFDDVAAALDALPELVRQHLPRADARRVVLTGHSAGGHLALWAAARHLLPEDAPWRTDRPTPLRGVVALAPIADFEVADRLGVCDGAARQLLGGGELFAERRPYADPALLLPTGIATTLVQGRADVDVPQAVAEAYADAAAKAGEVVGVTLLEDVGHYPLIDPAADACAVVAEEIAQLAW, encoded by the coding sequence ATGCCGGACGCCGCCGCAGAACCGGGCGCCGCTGCCGCGAGGGACGCGGCGGAGGAGAAATCGGCCCTCTCCCACCCGGCGGTCGAACCCGACAGCACCGCCGGTTACGGCGACCACCCCGACCAGGTGATCGACTTCTACGTGCCGCGCGGCGGGACGGGCCCGGGCGAGGCCGCTCCCGTCGTGGTGGTCCTGCACGGGGGCTCGTGGCGGGCCCCGTACGACCGGCGCCACATCAGCCCGTTCGCCGGCTTCCTGGCCCGCCGGGGCTTCGCCGTGGCAAGTGTGGAGTACCGGCGCGGTGCGCAGGGCGCCGCTGCGCAGGGCACGGGTGGTGATCCCGTCGCGGGGCGCTGGCCCGACACGTTCGACGACGTGGCCGCCGCACTGGACGCCCTGCCGGAGCTGGTCCGTCAGCACCTGCCGCGGGCGGACGCGCGGCGCGTGGTGCTCACCGGCCACTCCGCCGGCGGCCACCTCGCCCTGTGGGCGGCCGCCAGGCACCTGCTGCCCGAGGACGCCCCGTGGCGGACCGACCGCCCGACGCCCCTGCGCGGCGTGGTCGCGCTCGCGCCGATCGCCGACTTCGAGGTCGCCGACCGGCTCGGCGTGTGCGATGGCGCGGCGCGCCAACTGCTGGGCGGCGGCGAGCTGTTCGCCGAGCGTCGCCCGTACGCGGACCCCGCCCTCCTGCTGCCCACGGGGATCGCGACGACCCTCGTGCAGGGCCGCGCCGACGTGGACGTCCCGCAGGCGGTCGCCGAGGCGTACGCGGACGCGGCGGCGAAGGCCGGGGAGGTGGTCGGGGTGACGCTGCTGGAGGACGTCGGCCACTATCCGCTGATCGACCCGGCGGCGGACGCGTGTGCGGTGGTGGCGGAGGAGATCGCGCAGTTGGCCTGGTAG
- a CDS encoding alpha/beta hydrolase, with protein MGPGTTVRWRRRVGGWRRAGCAALIAGAVALPLSGAARPEIPAPPPAALAAPTAATLEKAYTANRANAAEASRMAADHGDRHRAAADRAMADRSRHLLAFDGRGAGLATEVFGDLARADRVAVLVPGSDTGLDTYGRFRAAALALHRQLVAEAPAGTRTAVVAWLGYETPGTVSTTVATTDRADRAAPELRDLVADLRRITGPGTHLALLCHSYGSVVCARAADGLDVADIALVGSPGTGADTAAGLHSEARIWAGRGADDWVEHVPHVSADLFGTTVGFGTDPVSPAFGARVFDAGDGGHSDYFDPGSRSLTNLARIALGETTEVTHA; from the coding sequence ATGGGGCCCGGGACGACGGTACGTTGGCGGCGGCGGGTGGGCGGATGGCGCCGCGCCGGTTGTGCCGCCCTCATCGCGGGTGCCGTGGCGCTTCCCCTCTCCGGGGCCGCGCGGCCCGAGATCCCCGCCCCGCCGCCCGCCGCGCTCGCGGCCCCGACGGCCGCGACGCTGGAGAAGGCGTACACCGCCAACCGAGCCAACGCGGCCGAGGCCTCCCGGATGGCCGCCGACCACGGCGACCGCCACCGCGCGGCGGCGGACCGCGCGATGGCCGACCGGTCCCGCCACCTCCTCGCCTTCGACGGCCGGGGCGCCGGACTGGCCACCGAGGTCTTCGGCGACCTGGCGCGGGCCGACCGCGTCGCCGTCCTGGTCCCCGGCTCCGACACCGGCCTCGACACCTACGGCCGCTTCCGCGCCGCCGCGTTGGCCCTGCACCGGCAGCTCGTCGCCGAGGCTCCCGCGGGGACCCGCACCGCCGTCGTGGCCTGGCTGGGCTACGAGACGCCGGGCACCGTCAGCACCACCGTCGCCACGACCGACCGCGCCGACCGGGCCGCCCCCGAGCTGCGCGACCTGGTCGCCGACCTGCGCCGGATCACCGGCCCCGGCACCCACCTCGCCCTCCTCTGCCACTCCTACGGCTCGGTGGTCTGCGCCCGCGCCGCCGACGGCCTGGACGTGGCCGACATCGCCCTGGTCGGCAGCCCCGGCACCGGCGCCGACACCGCCGCCGGCCTGCACTCCGAGGCCCGGATATGGGCGGGGCGGGGCGCCGACGACTGGGTGGAGCACGTGCCGCATGTCAGCGCCGACCTCTTCGGCACCACCGTCGGCTTCGGCACGGACCCGGTCTCCCCGGCCTTCGGCGCCCGGGTCTTCGACGCCGGGGACGGCGGCCACAGCGACTACTTCGACCCCGGCTCCCGCTCCCTGACGAACCTGGCCCGGATAGCCCTGGGCGAGACCACGGAGGTGACCCATGCCTGA
- a CDS encoding acyltransferase family protein: MPDLAPTPTPTATATATATVPPTVAPSFARGALREAAARVDAATPEDRDRAVDALRAFAILGVVLGHWLVTALVADGTSLHAASPLGEMPWLAPVSWAFQTLAVFFLVGGHVATRGHASARARGESYGRWLTARLSRLFRPVLAVLALWTVTAALLLLTGADFGTVHTLVKLALSPMWFLLVFAALTAATPLLTRLHPLWPLVVVLHVDLLRFGLGAPSWLGWVNLAAGWLVPYTLGAAWSRGELDRRRSGWILLAGGTAATAALVAWAGYPASMVGVPGASVSNLNPPTLAAVTFGLAQCGLALLLRERLRRALRRPVAWAAVALVNLSAMTIFLWHQTALMATTATGLLAGRLPGLHTRPDGLDWVAARIAWLPVFALVLAGCWATFRSCEQHGRGRGRSRVVRAHRPRRRATTAGARHV, from the coding sequence ATGCCTGACCTTGCCCCGACTCCGACTCCGACTGCGACTGCGACTGCGACGGCGACCGTCCCCCCGACCGTCGCACCGTCGTTCGCGCGCGGTGCCCTGCGCGAGGCCGCCGCCCGTGTCGACGCGGCCACCCCCGAGGACCGGGACCGGGCCGTGGACGCCCTGCGCGCCTTCGCCATCCTCGGCGTGGTCCTGGGCCACTGGCTGGTGACGGCCCTGGTCGCCGACGGCACCAGCCTGCACGCGGCCAGCCCGCTGGGGGAGATGCCCTGGCTGGCCCCGGTCTCCTGGGCCTTCCAGACCCTCGCCGTGTTCTTCCTGGTCGGCGGTCATGTCGCCACCCGCGGACACGCGTCGGCCCGGGCCCGGGGCGAGTCCTACGGCCGCTGGCTGACCGCCCGGCTGTCCCGGCTCTTCCGGCCGGTCCTGGCGGTCCTCGCCCTGTGGACGGTGACGGCGGCGCTGCTCCTGCTCACGGGCGCGGACTTCGGGACCGTGCACACGCTGGTGAAGCTGGCGCTGTCCCCGATGTGGTTCCTGCTGGTCTTCGCCGCGCTGACCGCGGCGACGCCGCTGCTGACCCGGCTGCATCCGCTGTGGCCACTGGTCGTCGTCCTCCACGTGGACCTGCTGCGCTTCGGCCTCGGCGCCCCGTCCTGGCTCGGCTGGGTCAACCTCGCCGCCGGCTGGCTGGTCCCGTACACCCTGGGCGCCGCCTGGTCCCGCGGTGAGCTGGACCGCCGCCGATCGGGCTGGATCCTGCTGGCCGGCGGCACGGCGGCGACCGCGGCGCTCGTCGCCTGGGCGGGCTACCCGGCGTCGATGGTCGGCGTCCCCGGCGCGTCGGTGTCGAACCTCAACCCGCCGACCCTGGCCGCCGTCACCTTCGGCCTGGCCCAGTGCGGTCTCGCCCTGCTGCTGCGCGAGCGGCTGCGCCGTGCGCTGCGGCGTCCCGTGGCGTGGGCCGCGGTCGCGCTGGTCAACCTCTCCGCGATGACGATCTTCCTCTGGCACCAGACGGCCCTGATGGCGACCACGGCCACCGGGCTCCTCGCGGGCCGTCTGCCCGGTCTGCACACGCGCCCCGACGGCCTGGACTGGGTCGCGGCCCGGATCGCCTGGCTCCCGGTGTTCGCGCTGGTCCTGGCCGGCTGCTGGGCCACCTTCCGCTCCTGCGAGCAGCACGGCCGGGGACGCGGGCGCTCCCGGGTCGTGCGCGCGCACCGCCCGCGGCGCCGGGCGACCACGGCAGGTGCACGCCATGTCTAG
- a CDS encoding sensor histidine kinase — translation MSRVDPVTRWGKRQWAWSRARAERVLRVLHDDLWTWRADPLPPSVWLRWVPHGVVLLAAFGVLVGDAAQLGDNGGIEPGFAFLIAVAQAGAMALALWRPVAAWWLSMAGMLVGAFAVRAEMVPGGYEFTWPWTAAGLIGHLFVMLLLALRVRTRVSLEALVLTALTTYLVQGLMGASNYLPTGQLAVILFTVVVVLGTALRGRREARNQLAEQTTLTAEERARRTLLEERGRIARELHDVVAHHMSVISIQAQVAPLLVENPSDELKENLAGIRQNALEALTELRRVLGVLRAEHPEVPVASEAGDGAVPHAPQPTLDRLDALVDNIRAAGLLVTTDSSGTRRPLPPGVELSAYRIVQEALSNVLRHAPGATARVRLVHLPIGLRVEVTNTRPKRAPAPSQGAGHGLLGMRERVAMLDGTLTAHPTPDGGYLVAALLPADGPDLPAGPFTGPSDPSHPSDPPAPSTEDDSP, via the coding sequence ATGTCTAGGGTGGACCCCGTGACGCGATGGGGGAAACGGCAGTGGGCCTGGTCCCGGGCCCGGGCCGAGCGTGTACTGAGGGTGCTGCACGACGACCTGTGGACCTGGCGGGCCGACCCGCTGCCGCCGTCGGTGTGGCTGCGCTGGGTCCCGCACGGGGTCGTCCTCCTCGCCGCGTTCGGTGTGCTGGTCGGGGACGCCGCCCAGCTCGGGGACAACGGCGGGATCGAACCGGGGTTCGCCTTCCTCATCGCCGTCGCCCAGGCGGGCGCGATGGCGCTCGCGCTGTGGCGACCGGTCGCGGCGTGGTGGCTGTCGATGGCGGGCATGCTGGTCGGGGCCTTCGCCGTGCGGGCCGAGATGGTCCCGGGCGGCTACGAGTTCACCTGGCCGTGGACGGCCGCCGGGCTCATCGGGCACCTGTTCGTGATGCTGCTGCTCGCCCTGCGGGTGCGTACGCGTGTGTCCCTGGAGGCGCTGGTCCTGACCGCGCTCACCACCTACCTGGTGCAGGGCTTGATGGGCGCGTCGAACTACCTGCCGACCGGTCAGCTCGCCGTCATCCTGTTCACGGTCGTCGTCGTCCTCGGCACCGCCCTGCGAGGCCGCCGTGAAGCACGCAACCAGCTGGCCGAGCAGACCACGCTCACCGCCGAGGAGCGGGCCCGGCGCACCCTGCTGGAGGAGCGCGGCCGCATCGCGCGCGAGCTGCACGACGTGGTTGCCCACCACATGTCGGTGATCTCCATCCAGGCCCAGGTCGCGCCCCTCCTCGTCGAGAACCCGTCGGACGAGCTCAAGGAGAACCTCGCCGGCATCCGGCAGAACGCCCTGGAGGCGCTCACCGAGCTGCGCCGGGTGCTGGGCGTGCTGCGTGCCGAGCACCCGGAGGTGCCGGTGGCCTCCGAGGCGGGCGACGGTGCCGTGCCGCACGCCCCGCAGCCGACGCTCGACCGGCTCGACGCGCTGGTGGACAACATCAGGGCGGCCGGCCTGCTCGTGACCACCGACAGCAGCGGCACGCGCCGACCGCTGCCGCCCGGCGTGGAGCTGTCGGCGTACCGGATCGTGCAGGAGGCGCTCAGCAACGTGTTGCGGCACGCGCCGGGCGCGACTGCCCGGGTCCGCCTCGTCCACCTTCCGATCGGGCTGCGCGTGGAGGTCACCAACACCCGCCCGAAGCGTGCCCCGGCGCCCTCGCAGGGGGCGGGGCACGGGCTGCTCGGCATGCGGGAGCGGGTGGCGATGCTCGACGGCACGCTGACGGCCCACCCGACGCCCGACGGCGGCTACCTGGTGGCGGCGCTCCTGCCGGCCGACGGCCCCGACCTGCCCGCCGGGCCCTTCACCGGTCCTTCGGACCCTTCCCACCCTTCGGATCCCCCCGCCCCTTCCACCGAGGACGACTCCCCATGA
- a CDS encoding response regulator, with translation MTTSSNGRVIRVLIADDQQMVRQGFTVLLNTQPDIEVIGQAVDGLDAVAKVAELAPEVVLMDIRMPELGGIEATRRITGATPEIRVLVLTTFDLDEYVYEALRAGASGFLLKDASADQLAEAVRVVAAGDALLAPGITRRLIAEFSRLDDRPRAPLKARVGELTERETEVLALIAQGLSNAEIAQRLVVAEQTVKTHVGRILVKLGLRDRTQAAVFAYESGLVRPAGY, from the coding sequence ATGACGACCAGCAGCAACGGCCGCGTGATCCGCGTGCTGATCGCCGACGACCAGCAGATGGTCCGGCAGGGTTTCACCGTGCTGCTCAACACCCAGCCCGACATCGAGGTGATCGGGCAGGCGGTGGACGGCCTGGACGCCGTGGCCAAGGTCGCCGAGCTGGCCCCGGAGGTCGTCCTGATGGACATCCGGATGCCCGAGCTGGGCGGGATCGAGGCCACCCGGCGCATCACCGGGGCGACCCCGGAGATCAGGGTGCTGGTGCTGACCACCTTCGACCTCGACGAGTACGTGTACGAGGCACTGCGGGCGGGGGCCTCCGGGTTCCTGCTGAAGGACGCCTCCGCCGACCAGCTCGCCGAGGCCGTCCGGGTGGTGGCCGCCGGTGACGCCCTGCTCGCGCCGGGGATCACGCGGCGGCTGATCGCCGAGTTCTCCCGGCTGGACGACCGCCCGCGCGCCCCGCTGAAGGCCCGCGTCGGCGAGCTGACCGAGCGGGAGACGGAGGTGCTCGCCCTCATCGCGCAGGGCCTGTCGAACGCGGAGATCGCCCAGCGTCTGGTGGTCGCCGAGCAGACGGTGAAGACCCATGTGGGCAGGATCCTGGTGAAGCTGGGTCTCAGGGACCGCACGCAGGCGGCGGTGTTCGCGTACGAGTCGGGGCTGGTGCGCCCCGCGGGGTACTGA
- a CDS encoding sensor histidine kinase has product MAPVVLETDAGEPVCTGTTGHFRSAYRVSVTETIHQQHEGGARSQEYRLARTSLRGLRQDLFHEPFAYRVLPPRHTDGPFVSRLPGRLRSDAQHLPHAVIGVIAFITFVVGAVSGDLPGGDVPALLSGILCALPVLATLVRPIGAFWLSLAVTPLVALINGAGWDWPWMPGAFICHLAVLIVVALRTRPRTAVWMWVLTCVYGFLADAIFGGSYSYTNSGPMMVTSAFALLVVCLWHIRQTARREVTAQQTVTAHERSRRTLLEERTTIARELHDVVAHHMSVVAIQAEAAPYRVENPPEELERAFATIRENAVAALTELRRVLGVVRAEDYEAPDAPQPTLADLDALLANVREAGLAVDKAVTGAVRELPPGVELSAYRIVQEALSNSLRHAPGATARVEVSYVLGGLGLRVVNTAVPPNTLVKASPGAGHGITGMRERVSMLNGEMTAGPTDDGGYEVAVFLPVAAARTEGEA; this is encoded by the coding sequence GTGGCCCCCGTAGTACTTGAGACGGACGCCGGAGAACCCGTCTGCACGGGGACGACCGGCCACTTCCGGTCGGCCTACCGTGTGAGCGTGACCGAGACGATTCACCAGCAGCACGAGGGCGGGGCCCGCAGCCAGGAGTACCGGCTGGCCCGGACCTCCCTGCGAGGGCTGCGCCAGGACCTGTTCCACGAGCCCTTCGCCTACCGCGTCCTGCCGCCCCGCCACACGGACGGCCCGTTCGTCAGCCGACTGCCCGGCCGGCTGCGCTCGGACGCGCAGCACCTCCCGCACGCGGTGATCGGGGTGATCGCGTTCATCACCTTCGTCGTCGGGGCGGTCTCGGGCGACCTGCCCGGCGGCGACGTGCCGGCCCTGCTGAGCGGCATCCTGTGCGCCCTCCCGGTGCTGGCCACGCTGGTGCGGCCGATCGGCGCGTTCTGGCTGTCCCTCGCCGTGACCCCGCTGGTCGCGCTCATCAACGGCGCCGGGTGGGACTGGCCCTGGATGCCGGGTGCGTTCATCTGCCACCTCGCGGTGCTGATCGTCGTGGCGCTGCGCACCCGGCCCCGCACCGCTGTCTGGATGTGGGTCCTGACCTGCGTGTACGGCTTCCTCGCGGACGCCATCTTCGGCGGGTCGTACTCCTACACGAACAGCGGGCCCATGATGGTGACGTCCGCGTTCGCCCTGCTCGTGGTCTGTCTCTGGCACATACGGCAGACCGCCCGCAGGGAGGTGACCGCCCAGCAGACGGTCACGGCGCACGAACGCTCCCGCCGCACCCTGCTGGAGGAGCGCACCACCATCGCCCGCGAGCTGCACGACGTGGTCGCGCACCACATGTCGGTGGTCGCCATCCAGGCGGAGGCCGCGCCCTACCGCGTGGAGAACCCGCCGGAGGAGCTGGAGCGGGCCTTCGCCACCATCCGGGAGAACGCGGTGGCGGCCCTCACCGAGCTGCGCCGCGTGCTGGGAGTCGTCCGCGCCGAGGACTACGAGGCCCCGGACGCCCCGCAGCCGACGCTCGCCGACCTGGACGCCCTGCTCGCCAACGTGCGCGAGGCGGGCCTGGCCGTGGACAAGGCGGTGACCGGAGCGGTGCGTGAGCTGCCGCCCGGTGTGGAGCTGTCGGCGTACCGGATCGTGCAGGAGGCGCTGAGCAACAGCCTGCGCCATGCGCCCGGCGCGACGGCCCGCGTCGAGGTCTCCTACGTCCTGGGCGGCCTGGGCCTGCGCGTGGTCAACACCGCCGTCCCGCCGAACACCCTGGTCAAGGCGTCGCCCGGCGCGGGGCACGGCATCACCGGCATGCGTGAACGCGTCTCGATGCTGAACGGCGAGATGACGGCGGGACCGACGGACGACGGAGGGTACGAGGTGGCGGTGTTCCTGCCGGTCGCCGCTGCCCGGACCGAAGGTGAAGCATGA
- a CDS encoding response regulator, whose amino-acid sequence MTDSRIRVLIADDQMMVREGFSVLLNAMPDIEVAGEAVNGREAVAKVRELSPDVVLMDIRMPELNGIEATREIVAADSTSKVLVLTTFDLDEYVYQALRAGASGFLLKDASARQLADGVRVVAAGEALLAPSITKRLITEFSKLSDTPRLMPSAQAAYGDLTERETEVLVLIAQGLSNSEIAERLVVAESTIKTHVSRILVKLGLRDRTQAAVFAYEARLVTPG is encoded by the coding sequence ATGACCGACAGCAGGATCCGCGTACTGATCGCCGACGACCAGATGATGGTGCGCGAGGGCTTCTCGGTCCTGCTGAACGCGATGCCGGACATCGAGGTCGCCGGCGAGGCGGTCAACGGCCGGGAAGCGGTGGCGAAGGTCCGCGAGCTGTCCCCGGACGTCGTCCTGATGGACATCCGCATGCCCGAGCTGAACGGCATCGAGGCGACCCGGGAGATCGTCGCGGCGGACAGCACGTCCAAGGTGCTGGTCCTCACCACCTTCGACCTCGACGAGTACGTGTACCAGGCACTGCGCGCGGGTGCCTCCGGCTTCCTCCTCAAGGACGCCTCGGCCCGCCAGCTGGCGGACGGTGTCCGGGTGGTGGCGGCCGGGGAAGCCCTCCTCGCCCCCTCGATCACCAAGCGCCTGATCACCGAGTTCTCCAAGCTCTCCGACACCCCGCGCCTGATGCCCTCGGCGCAGGCGGCCTACGGCGACCTGACCGAGCGCGAGACGGAGGTGCTGGTCCTGATCGCGCAGGGCCTGTCCAACTCGGAGATCGCCGAGCGCCTGGTGGTCGCCGAGTCGACGATCAAGACCCACGTCAGCCGCATCCTGGTGAAGCTGGGCCTGCGCGACCGCACCCAGGCGGCGGTCTTCGCCTACGAGGCGCGGCTGGTGACACCGGGCTGA
- a CDS encoding cytochrome P450: MTAASDDSHVSDLAFDPWNPAFVADPYPAFAELRARGRVLYYEPSDQWLVPHHADVSALLRDRRLGRTYRHRFTHEDFGRTPPPPEQEPFHTLNDHGMLDLEPPDHTRIRRLVSKAFTPRTVERLKPYVHGLADDLVARLVAAGGGDLLTDVAEPLPVAVIAEMLGIPESDRAPLRPWSADICGMYELNPSEETAAKAVRASLDFSEYLRALIAARRKEPGDDLISGLIAAHDEDDDRLTEQEMISTCVLLLNAGHEATVNATTNGWLALFRHPDQLAALRADHSLVPSAVEELMRYDTPLQLFERWVLDEIEIDGTTLPRGAEVAMLFGSANHDPAVFTDPERLDLTRRDNPHISFSAGIHYCIGAPLARIELAASMTSLLVRAPGLRLAAEPERRPNFVMRGLTELRVEL, from the coding sequence ATGACGGCTGCATCCGATGATTCGCACGTGTCCGACCTTGCGTTCGACCCCTGGAACCCCGCCTTCGTCGCCGACCCCTACCCCGCCTTCGCCGAGCTGCGGGCCCGGGGGCGCGTGCTCTACTACGAGCCGAGCGACCAGTGGCTGGTCCCGCACCACGCGGACGTCTCCGCGCTGCTGCGCGACCGCCGCCTCGGCCGGACCTACCGGCACCGTTTCACGCACGAGGACTTCGGCCGCACGCCGCCCCCGCCGGAGCAGGAGCCCTTCCACACGCTCAACGACCACGGCATGCTCGACCTGGAGCCGCCGGACCACACCCGTATCCGGCGCCTGGTGTCGAAGGCGTTCACGCCGCGTACCGTGGAGCGGCTGAAGCCGTACGTGCACGGCCTGGCGGACGACCTGGTGGCCCGGCTGGTCGCGGCGGGCGGCGGCGATCTGCTCACCGACGTGGCAGAGCCGCTGCCGGTCGCCGTGATCGCCGAGATGCTGGGCATCCCGGAGTCCGACCGGGCCCCGCTGCGCCCCTGGTCGGCGGACATCTGCGGGATGTACGAGCTGAACCCGTCCGAGGAGACGGCGGCGAAGGCGGTCCGGGCCTCGCTCGACTTCTCGGAGTACCTGCGCGCGCTGATCGCGGCCCGCCGCAAGGAGCCCGGCGACGACCTGATCTCCGGTCTGATCGCGGCCCACGACGAGGACGACGACCGCCTCACCGAGCAGGAGATGATCTCGACCTGCGTCCTGCTCCTGAACGCCGGCCACGAGGCCACGGTGAACGCCACCACCAACGGCTGGCTGGCGCTCTTCCGCCACCCCGACCAGCTGGCCGCCCTGCGCGCCGACCACTCCCTCGTACCGTCGGCCGTGGAGGAGCTGATGCGCTACGACACCCCGCTCCAGCTCTTCGAACGCTGGGTCCTGGACGAGATCGAGATCGACGGTACGACCCTCCCGCGCGGCGCGGAGGTGGCGATGCTGTTCGGCTCGGCCAACCACGACCCGGCGGTCTTCACCGACCCGGAACGCCTCGACCTCACCCGCCGCGACAACCCGCACATCTCCTTCAGCGCCGGCATCCACTACTGCATCGGCGCCCCGCTGGCCCGCATCGAACTGGCGGCGTCCATGACGTCCCTGCTGGTGCGGGCCCCGGGCCTGCGCCTGGCGGCGGAACCGGAACGCAGGCCGAACTTCGTGATGCGCGGCCTGACGGAACTACGCGTGGAACTCTGA